In Colias croceus chromosome 26, ilColCroc2.1, one DNA window encodes the following:
- the LOC123703528 gene encoding protein lethal(2)essential for life-like: protein MALLPFLLDYELERPRRLMDQHFGLGLTPDDLLSVVAGPMVSREYYRPWRHLAAATRDLGSSIKSDKDKFQVNLDVQHFAPEEISVKTADGYIVVEGKHEEKKDQHGFISRQFTRRYALPEGCTPETVESRLSSDGVLTVIAPRKVPPAVQGERSVPIAQTGPVRKEVKDQSNGDKAE, encoded by the coding sequence atgGCTCTCCTACCATTCTTGTTGGATTATGAGCTTGAGCGCCCCCGCCGGTTGATGGACCAGCATTTCGGGTTGGGGCTGACGCCGGACGATCTGCTGAGCGTGGTTGCCGGTCCCATGGTGAGCCGGGAGTACTACAGACCCTGGCGCCACTTGGCCGCCGCTACTCGCGATTTGGGCTCCAGCATCAAGAGCGACAAAGACAAATTCCAAGTGAACCTCGACGTTCAGCACTTCGCACCGGAAGAAATAAGCGTTAAGACCGCTGACGGCTACATCGTGGTGGAAGGCAAGCACGAGGAGAAGAAAGACCAGCACGGTTTCATTTCGCGGCAGTTTACCAGGCGGTATGCGCTGCCGGAGGGTTGTACCCCTGAGACGGTGGAGTCGAGGCTGTCTTCAGACGGTGTGCTGACTGTGATTGCCCCAAGGAAAGTGCCCCCTGCAGTGCAAGGGGAACGCAGTGTGCCCATCGCACAAACCGGCCCAGTTCGGAAGGAAGTGAAGGACCAGTCGAACGGAGACAAGGCTGAATAA
- the LOC123703533 gene encoding protein lethal(2)essential for life-like, with protein MSLSPYFFDYDVPRWPRRLLEQNFGLTLSPDDLFTATSPIIPRYNKFWWPRDSSSSIKVDKDKWSINIDVQHFAPDEITVKTADGFIVVEGKHEEKQDEHGFVSRQFVRRFKLPQEINADAIESRLSSDGVLSVLAPKKSETQKGERNVPITQTGPVRKEIKDDAGQVQDQEKKESEK; from the coding sequence ATGTCACTCTCTCCTTACTTCTTCGACTACGACGTGCCCAGATGGCCCCGCCGTCTTCTGGAACAAAACTTCGGCCTCACGCTGTCCCCAGATGATCTATTCACCGCTACGAGCCCAATAATTCCACGGTACAACAAATTCTGGTGGCCACGCGACTCTAGTTCATCTATCAAGGTCGATAAAGACAAGTGGTCTATCAACATTGACGTCCAGCACTTCGCACCAGATgaaattacagttaaaactGCAGATGGATTCATCGTTGTTGAGGGCAAACATGAAGAAAAGCAAGATGAACATGGCTTCGTGTCAAGGCAATTTGTGAGACGATTTAAACTGCCCCAGGAAATCAACGCAGACGCGATAGAGTCCCGCCTTTCTTCAGATGGAGTGTTATCAGTTTTGGCGCCAAAGAAATCTGAAACACAGAAGGGTGAGAGGAATGTTCCAATCACACAAACAGGACCAGTGAGGAAGGAAATCAAAGATGACGCAGGTCAGGTCCAGGATCAGGAGAAGAAAGAAAGTGAAAAGTGA
- the LOC123703541 gene encoding protein lethal(2)essential for life-like, whose amino-acid sequence MSLVPYVFADWPYRPSRLLDQDFGLALTPDDMLTAVAAPLVSRDYFRPWRQLAAAARDVGSSIKADKDKFQVNLDVQHFSPEEISVKTTDGYIIVEGKHEEKKDEHGYISRQFVRRYALPDGCKADAVESRLSSDGVLTVTAPRQPTISKNERSVPIQHTGPVKKEIKDANQQEIKEK is encoded by the coding sequence ATGTCTCTAGTTCCATACGTATTCGCTGACTGGCCGTACCGTCCAAGCCGTCTTCTTGATCAGGACTTTGGTTTGGCGCTGACTCCTGACGATATGTTAACCGCCGTCGCCGCTCCATTGGTATCGAGAGACTACTTCCGTCCTTGGAGACAGCTGGCCGCAGCAGCAAGGGACGTCGGATCTAGCATTAAAGCGGACAAGGACAAATTCCAAGTGAACCTTGACGTTCAGCATTTCTCCCCTGAAGAAATTTCCGTAAAGACCACCGACGGCTACATCATAGTTGAAGGCAAACATGAGGAGAAGAAAGATGAACATGGATACATTTCCAGGCAGTTTGTGAGGAGATATGCTTTGCCTGATGGCTGCAAGGCGGATGCTGTTGAATCCCGCTTATCTTCTGACGGTGTTCTGACTGTGACTGCTCCTCGTCAGCCAACTATCTCCAAGAACGAAAGATCCGTCCCCATCCAACACACTGGACCTGTGAAAAAGGAAATCAAGGATGCGAATCAACAAGAAATCAAGGAAAAGTAA